In the genome of Engraulis encrasicolus isolate BLACKSEA-1 chromosome 21, IST_EnEncr_1.0, whole genome shotgun sequence, the window GAGGAGAACATATGACATGAGTTTGCAGAGGAGAAAATATGACATGAGTTTGCAGAGGAGAACATATGACATGAGTTTGCAGAGGAGAACATATGACATGAGTTTTTGtagttgtagagagttacttgtgcacaatccctggtgctgaacaaaaagattacgtattttttgaaaaaaggttcgcacactcacacagaagaaaaaataacttaaagaagaaaaaaatccaaaggagtgtgcgaactcTGGGACATTGTAATGCTCACTGAAAAAAAataactatcatagtactacatgactatgagcctttagtaatacaattgggagggaaagtaatctcatcgccccctgctggcaacgttccaagcccctgcaacaaatggatcagttttttctttgaaaaattacatctcggccctgacgacgaagtagaagtagtggcagtcatattataggcaagttggcccgttttatcgaatcaggtggtaaaatgttcggtttttcactgatctgaactgatttaaatattctttaaaaagctaatacagaactacactgactggcatgtgtgacgtgtttactccatgtaattagcatagccaaattagcatagccaaacatgagccagagaggtggttactcgtcaccacagaagccatcatatctactagagaagttaaaaccaaaccaaaatgatcgcgtgtatatatgtttaataagaagacaatgtggaactcacaggattacaagaatgtgaagatatgcaaagaacttgcgttcattcgcgttcatttgtttctctgtgttgtcaacgaggcgcgaagcacagcatgctgggagctgtagtccgtttccaaccagattggcacaatttctatttttcttaaaagggcaaaaaatgacttaagattttcacaggtagtagttcatcctattgtgtacgctgaaaaatggtgttatagttcctagtcatatctttgtgggattttttttaaaactcgtctatgggagtttcaataggatcgccctggtgtttggaacgtaaccgctaggatcgctgttttccactttccctcccaataggacttattgccattctggtaacagctaatttataacagggcagGGGCAGTGTCCTACCCGGTTAAACTGttgttttaatatttttgtacattttgtttTCAGTGATGGCTCACGGGTGGTGTTTCCTCCTGCTCACCCTAGGTAGGtacagtatacgtgtgtgtgtgtgtgtgtgtgtgtgtgtgtgtgtgtgtgtgtgtgtgtgtgtgtgtgtgtgtgtgtgtgtgtgtgtgtgtgtgtgtgtgtgcttgtgtgtgtgtgtgtgcgcgcgcatgtgccaGAATTGATTTGGGAAGATGTGGTGCAAAGGAATTGCTATATTTTTAAAGCCACAAAAGCATTCACAAAGCTTATTGTCAGAAAtgtaagagaagtgtgtgtgtgtgtgtgtgtgtgtgtgtgtgtgtgtgtgtgtgtgtgtgtgtgtgtgtgtgtgtgtgtgtgtgtgtgtgtgtgtgtgtgtgtgtgtgtgtgtgtgtgtgtgtgtgcgcaagagaaCTGGCAAGCAGGTTACCAGAAATGTatattagaacacacacacacacacacacacacacacacacacacacaccagaaacacaCTTAGTGGAGAAGATGAAGTTGAGTTGCCTGGTCTCGTTCAtattttatttaaacaaaataaactaaatataatataatgaataACAATTAGTCATTTTATTTTAccacaatacacttaaaataataaataacaagTATTGGTTATAATCGGTAATAATAATCGTTTTAAACATAAATAATAattactatttaaaaaaaaaacccacaatacaCTTTAAaaggaattctctctctctctctctctctctctctctctctcagctgtgtgtggtctctcctcctctgaGCCACGTCAGTTCCATTTTGTGAACGACCTGAAGAACTGGACAGCagctcagcagtactgcagagaggagttcactgacctggccaccatagacaacatagcagatatagatgagatcaagagagagattcagaatgCAGATGTTGGGAAGGGGGCCTGGATTGGGCTGGAGTATGGGAACCGAAACAAGTGGCGGTGGTCTCTGGCTAGCAAGAGTTTCTACGGAGAGAATGAAGCCGAGTTCCGGAACTGGGATGAAAAGCAGCCAAGTCTCCAACCTGAGGAAGAGTATGTGGGCATTAACCAGGAGGGAAAGTGGCATGACTTTGGAAAAAGTCAAAACTGTTCCTTTGTCTGCTACAATGGTAAGACACCATCTTGATTCCTCCCATAGATATGAACTCTAGGTGCTGCATTGACCATTGACCTCATTTATATTGgaacgaatggctgaagtcagatcGGCGCCATCTTTAGCCAGTATACTGCTGCCATCAATTGGTGACAGGGCAATACACACTATTTCCTGCAGGTGGCAGTATCATCTATGCAGGGCTAGACTGacgttaacaaaaaaaaaatgccctggCCATTTTAGGTGTACACCGGCGCCTCACACAAGTCTGCAGTCCATGATAAAGATGGACTAATGGCCTGCTCCCTCTAAACAGTGGGCTTGTCAAAATACCCAAGCACATCATATTGTCATATTATCatattatcacccggtgagcagagggaacgtcttctgattggctgagcaggtgtcctttattccctggtagcaggacacctatgatgtcatgcaggCGTCTaaattgcttcttttctaactttctatcgaagtgccgttactaattctatcgcatctggttgtctagtcaagaccgcatcggtagttctatcgcatctggttgtctagtcaagaccccgctactaattctatcgcatctggttgtcaaatcaaaaacccagtcgtcaattctatcgcatttggttgtcaagtcacctcAACGTTCtccgcgcgtccttacatgcctccgatagaggcgcgtctcactagattatgaagtggtgcccatagcaacgtaccaagcgcagtggttaatctactctcTCACGAAGCctacatattaataaattaatacttaaatgctggtaccCGGGTGATAAGCGggtggctgcgccgtcgggctgttagaacgctctgccttgtccattatttcccttgatatcgggacacctcatcGGCTGCTATTCCATACTCATGCCTGACTGTTAAACTGAGCATGTTTTCCGCATTAACTATGACACATACATTGCATTACAGAGAGAAACTCCACACACCCCTATGTGCTGGTTGAAAACAAGATGACGTGGACAGAAGCCCAGAGTCACTGCAGAGACGAATACACAGACCTGGCCAGCGTGAGGAACCAGGCAGAGAATAACAAGATCAAAGACCTAATCAAGTCGGCCACTGGTGCAGGACAGTTCTTCTGGATTGGCCTGTTCAGAGAGGCATGGGAGTGGTCGGATGGACAGAATGAGGCGGAGTTCTGGAACTGGGGCCCAAATCAGCCAGAAGGAAGAACTGGTGAAGTCTGCGTGGTTTTTAGAAAAGATGGAAAGTGGTTTGATCGCTTCTGCAATAAGACTCATGCCTTCGTCTGCTACAACGGTGAGCTTCTCAATTCCCCAATTTATTTCAGAATGCTCAGTGGCACAAATCACATGCGTTTGTCACATTAATTCCTGAGGTTAGACTGCTAGTTGTCTTGCATTCCTGACATATACATTTCTACAGGTACAAGCTCTATAATGCAGCTATGCAGTAGTATAATATATGTAGGTAATATAATTAACCATAATGCATACTTTCCTACAGAGACAAATTCCGCACATGCCAACGTACTGGTTGAGGAAAGAAAGAACTGGGCAGATGCTCAGACATACTGCAGAAACCAACACACAGACCTAGCCAGCGTGAGGGACCAGGCAGAGAATGACAAGATCAAAGACCTGATACAAAACATAGCCTTTGGAAATGGTGAGGGTAACAAAGTCTGGATCGGCCTGTTCAGAGATCCCTgggagtggtcagatggcagcagcTCTTCCTTTCGCCACAAGTGGACGGTGGAATGATGTAAGCTGCCACCATGACGCAAGGTTCATCTGCTATGAAGGTGAGTTAACACACCACCATAACTGCCTGGTTGGCCTTATATTGTGTTTGTGATTCTTAATCAGATAATTTCTTAATgactctcctctttcatgatTTTCTattaaactaatgcttgagctgctcTTGTCTAAGGCCAgagtcttgacatgatgtgtatgtgtgtactcaaCTTTACTGAAAAAAAACAACTATCCCTTATTTGCATCTGCAGTTGTTGTTctatatatttcctgtgcactttgtatctgcttgtgatgttggctatgattatgtcctcgattgtgagtcgctttggttataaagcgtctggcAAATGcggtataatgtaatgtaatgtaatttatatgGGTGTTTAGTCCAATGCTGATGTTTGGCCTTAAGCCTCGTTTACACACGTCGCTACTATTTattcgctcagcgaatgaagtcaatagaaagTCTATTTGTTCAAGCGAGGCGAGTAGGTGAgaagtgtacaagcgatgcgatgtgggcggattccgggttgaaaatactttcactttgagcgaggcaagtaagcaagttaccaattggaatgcagagtttgctATACTTCTCGgctttgcattggcagttaaacccaATGGGAatgtttagcgaacgttccatgaacgaGTGGCGAGTAGACGAGTGAGCGATAAGCTAGTATTGTATGTGAAAGTAGCTTTAGTGCGTTTATTGATCTTAAATTAAATGCTGGTGTGTTTGTGGGATTTTAGGCCTCGATTGCAGCAGTTAAGCCCCCCAGGCTGTTAGGCAGTTAATGACTCTTTAGTAAGCGAGGGTTTAGATCTTGAGTCCTTGACAGCTGTATACGTTTTTGCAGGCCTTTAGTTCTAGTAATCCCTTACTAGATCGGTAgtatcccttacgaaaatcggcGTAAAGgcgagattgacagttgcgattctcccctgtgtgtgtgtggcacaactCGACCTCACAACCCGACGGATATGATTTTAAAGGTGTGCAGTTTGAGCCTGACGTATACCCTGAATCCAGAGACATCTGCAGGGGGGCGCTGTTAGGGGTTGGGCTGACTGGGCAGTTGCCAGGGTCGGCCTTCGAGAGGGGCTGGCACCCTCGTGAAGACCTGCCTGCGGcaaaaacttaaagggacactgtgtgagatttttagttgtttatttccagaatttatgctgcccattcactaatgttacctttttcatgaatacttaccacctccatcaaattctcaagtattcactatgactgggaaaattgcacttttcatacatgaaaagggcaatcttctccatggtctgccattttgaatgacctaaaatagcaatttttagctgcaaaaatgactgtacttggaacatactagaacacatttgtttattacatagtaaactttcatgtaaatatcaaatttggcaataggcagcccagtttcaatgagcagcatagttgcagtaccttattggaccatttcctgcacagtgtccctttaaaattacTCCCAAATCAGTTGTAGACTTGTTATTTCCGTGTTAATATGtgataactttttttttacatcatttaacatgtttgttgtgtttgtctgGACTCCCTCAGATCTCcctacagtggtggtggtgtctccTCAGAGTCCATTTTACCCTGGAGATGTCGTCACCCTCAGGTGTGACATACCCAAGTACACAGGCCAGCATCAATATGGCTGGATGAAGAACAACAGCCAAGTTTCTGGTGAGACCAGTCAGAgcatcaccatcacactcccaCAGGTGGCAGGCCAGTACCAGTACCAGTGCCACAGGAAGAGAGGACATTCTCCAGTGAATCCCTACATCAGTGAGCCTGTTACCATTGAACACCAGGGTGAGTCAACATTCAACAATGCTTACTGAAacatatgacattacattttaTAATCACTACACTAAGGTTGCGTTCGGATCAGAAGGCAGTTACTCGATGACTCCCACCCCCTACATagacaggtctctgatcagacaggtgaagttagctgatgaggcggcCGTAACGAATGGCACTAACGAGTGTGCTGCCCTGCGCAtgtgatgttacggcgattctatggcgggaatTACGTTCATCacattagcgcttagcttacgcatgctattttgagcggtgaatgaccgccagacggaatcgtaaaataggctataaatagatctagtgacaatatatttagacactacaatgttgatttatcgcttCAATTCTCAATATCTacgtacataagtgtcagaataaagagcattataaggtagtagcttgggtggtaGCCATATTTGTTTTTAGGGAACCCTGTTGAGAGGGAGGTAGCGCACAGTATTTTGGGGACAAAGCAGtaccaagtcagcatctgatgttgccctcaaatatccccgttacgcccacaattgcagtgaactgccaagggaggaaatagaGCAATTTTTCATTTCGAATCACACTTGCTGACTTGCTGTCCAGTtatctcactggaaggacagctgccttccctgtttcgaacggagCCTTGATGTATAATTTGTCATTATTCCTCAGCTCTCCCGACTGccacagtggtggtggtgcctcctcctcccttctactCTGGAGATGTCGTCACCCTCAGGTGTGACATACCAGAGTACTCAGCCTGGCATCAGTATGTCTGGCTAAAGGACAACAGTTCAGTTTCTGGTGAGACCAGTCAGACCATCAACATCACACTCCCAGAAGATGTGGGTCAGTACCAGtgctacaggcagagagggaATCTCTTGAACACATCTTCAGTAAGCAGCTCTGTTCCCGTTCTCAACAATGGTGAGTTTACTGTAAAAGTCATTGGTTCATTACTGACAATTGCCTTTGCTATTGTGAGCTTTTGCAGTATAGTGTAGACCAGTGCGtcttaacctttttttgaacacatggcccctggacctcatcataagcctccgacTTCctccatgacctcatcataagccaccatgaccacctcccacctcccaaatgtcaggctaaatatctacttaaatcatatgaatcaacaataaaaaataattgtAAGTCAGTTCATATTCGTCAGGTATACAGCACATATTCAAATATTGTCCTTGTATCAGGGGCACAGATAGGTTTTTTGAACTGAGGGAGACAAAGCTGTCAAAGTCATGAAGCTAACATAGAAACACACATCCTAAAAACAATAACCATGCGTTGTCATCTTCTTGTTATCCTCAGACAAGCTGGTCCTGGTGAAGGAGCAAAAGACCTGGAAGGAGGCTCTGGAGTACTGCAGACAGCACCATGAGGACCTGGTGTCTGTGTCCTCTGAGCAGATCCAGCGCTGGGTGGCGGGGTGGGCCAAAGGAGCTTCGACTCCCAACGTGTGGGTGGGCCTGCGCTACTCCTGCAACTTGGGCTTCTGGTTCTGGGTCAGTGGAGAAATAATCTGCTATGACAACTGGGTCTCAAATCAGGAGAGAGATCAGGGCTGTTCATACAAGGTGGGGGCCGTGAGGAAAGATGGGGGCAAGTGGGGCAGCTTTAAAGAAACTGACACACTCAACTTCATCTGCACCAAGGAAGGTGAGTCTGTTTggacttgatgtgtgtgtgtgtgtgtgtgtgtgtgtgtgtgtgtgtgtgtgtgtgtgtgtgtgtgtgtgtgtgtgtgtgtgtgtgtgtgtgtgtgtgtgtgtgtgtgtgtgtgagagaggttatATGTATAGCATGTGAGCCTACTCCCTGTTTggttaatatctctctctctctctctcttatctctctctctctctctctctctctctctctctctctctctctctctctctctctctctctctctcttctctctctctctgttcctgtccTCATTCAGGACAATGGAACTGAGGCCTGGAGAAATCTCATCAGTAGAGGCTGGAGTTGGTCCTGATGAGAGGGATGGAGACTCTGGAGTCGGTCCTGATGCGAGGGATGGAGACTCTGTGTCCTCAGGGTCCTAATGCTTCCAGATTTCattccaaacaaacacaccataATTACTACTAGGGctttaacgatacactcaacttaaAATTTGGCTCGTATCACCATCTTTGACCAAtggccatttttaaatgtttctttttcaatgaattaatttgcttttttccCATTTGCCAACATTCTAAAATAAAATGAacactaaaacaaaataaacaccgATAGTTTATGGGTAGaacaggttacaagaggctactattaattaagaaaaagaaaaagaaaagatggtTGAGTGAATTCCAAACAAACGCCCCACTATTCCACATGTACTAGATATTGTTCTGGTGCCCTCTACTACTCCCCTGGCTCAGTTCAAACAACCCCAATATGTAGTCTATTACCCCCCTGGCTCAGTTCAAACAACCCCAATATGTAGTCTATTACCCCCCTGGCTCAGTTCAAACAACCCCAATATACAGTAGTGTGATTGAGGTTTTTACAGGTTATAGATTACAGTTATTCTCGGTGGTTCTAATGGGTGATAAAGGTCATTGTAGACTCTTAGTTATATGATTGTAGTGATGGGTGTCTATGGGTAAAGGCTTGAGTATATTGTAGGCTTGAGTCTTGGTGTGGTATTTGTCATAACATTTGTGGGTTTCTGGTTGCTGTTtattgtcttaaagggacactgtgcaggaaatggtcaaaaaaggtactgcaactatgctgctcattgaaactgggttgcctatcaccaaatttgatcttttcatgaacgtttactaaataataaactattttttttttgagtatggcccaagtacagtcctttttgcagctaaaaatggctatttttgaaaattcaaaatggcggaccatggagaagatcccccttttcatgtatgaaaattgctattttttcagtcataatgaatacttagaatttgatggtggtggtaagtattcatgaaaaaggtaacattagtgaatgggtagcatgaattctggaaataaacaactaaaaatctcacacagtgtcccttaataTTGTGATTGCAGTGATTGGGTTAACTGGTAATGGTTTGTGCTTCTTCTGGCTGATTCTTAGTAATGAGATTGAAGTGATGTTATATACAGATGATTTTTTATTAGTATGGAGGTTGGGTTAAGGCAGGCGGTACGCTTGCTGCGatctgtaaattacgcgcgtcaccgcgagcaaccgaatgcacatgcttgcttcaaaagcaagttgaccaagacgcaaaatactggcggtatcatccagagagcagagagcacgcagcattgcgaTGCGGAAATTGGAAACTCAGACGGTAAGGAAGACAAAAatcaaaaagaggggctccctgggcaagcaAACAATACTGCTACTATATACCTGTATTTGCacactcctttttcaaagtgcaataaggaagtatgatcgcaaatgtttgtaatttcggacaaactcaatgagacgctcttaaaagttgctgccattgtcgttttcatcagAAGCACACgtgtggaactgtgcagtctttcttacgatagcccccagcgagtttgaagatatcgcacctgacgcacacatatggctgccgtgtccaacgcgcgcaaaATTGACATTAAAAATGCATATTAGCGCATTCATGAACGAATAGCGCACGCGCACATGTATCCAACAGCAAGCATGCCAAGAACTTAATATAAGAGATCATTGTGGTTACCATAGGTTAGGGTTTAAGGTGATTTTTATTCAAGTGTAGTGAAATCATTTATGGGTTACAgtttaaaactagaaatgcactcagagagttcaGACCTCCGCCGTTAAGGAAGctgtctgccttctttttgtggagttagaaactgcaatGTGAAAGTTTGCTTGTCCCGCAAAAACGgtttgcagtcactaggggcgtctagatttctaggctagcaaaggtggagaatctttttttaaattctggttccggttcgtgatccggatcaccaccaaaattgattTCCAACaagtccacaaagtttcatccaaatccgttcataagtttttTTTAGTTATCATATTGaggaacaaacagacagacaaaccaattcgaccgaaaacataacgtcCTTGGCGTAGGTAATTATTGTAGAATCTTAGTATTGTGTTTGCAAGAACATTATTTGAGGGTTGTGTGTAATTTTTATTCCGCCGTTGTAAGAGAGTGATTGAAGGAATTTTATGGGTATttatgtaacaggttggactgttCGGGGTGGGTGCAATGACTGGGCCGTGACCATAggggagctgtggcgctgagGGATAGGAAGTGCCCGGTCATAAATGATGGCTTCCTTTAAAAACAGGAAGTTGGAGGTGCCGGGCCTCTTTGGTCTCCATTGTGAAGGGGGTAAGGTTGGTGGCGTGCAGCTTTATTTTCTTTTGAGTGCCTGTGTTGTGTGAAAGAtattgagtgtgtttatgtgttgagaCTGTGTAACTTACCTGGTTAACTTACCTTGGTGACTCACCTGACTCTCCTGTAGCTGGGTTCCGTTggtgttgtgtgagtgcatgagtgcagtcttaatgtgtgattgaaggtttgtgtgtgtgtgtgtttgattcattctgttttgtttgtctcaGACAGGGTGGCCAACCTGTGCTGGGACACTGTGCGCCACCAATTACTCTAGCCAGCGGCCCAGTGAGATAGTTGTTATTGGTAATGTGTGTTGATTTTATGCTTTTAGATATTATGTGTTAAACTTTAATAAAGATAATTATATTTAAAACATAGTCTATTTAATTAGTTGGGTTTTAAGCTTGTGCATCGTGGGCCACTGGCTGGGGTGAGGGGTTAGCTGCTCACCACagtcttatttatttaatgtttgtTGGGGTTTTACTCTTAACAGTTTGCAGTGCCTTTAACCCTTTGCATGCTGATATATTGTGTGTCTTTAGTCATAGGATTTGTAGTGGCTATAGTATTGTAGTGTTTCCTGTTTGCATTGATACCCCTGTAGGTGAGCAGCTATTCCTCCGATCCTCCCATTTGTCTTCTGTGTCCCTTGTTTCAATAAACCCCCatatacatttgatttgtgtctttggtcttctgtggtgTCCACGACTTACTGGTGTCTGAACTTGTTACATCTTTGGCGTAGTCTGCAGCACCAGTAATTTTTTAAAGTCGTACACCATTGAAGATGTCTCAAAACGAAAATGAGGGAGTTGGGAGACCAAGAGCTTTGTCTATGCCATCTTTCTTTCCATACATGATGCCTTGTTCTAGATTCTCAGGGGGGAGAGGGGCAAATGACATTTCTTTTAAACAATGGAAAAGTGATTTGGAAATGTGGTTTCGAATGTGTGCTGTACCAGAAGAAAACCAAACTGATTGGGTTATTAACTGCTTAGATGGGGAAGCAAAGCGGGAGATAGCCATTTTACCTGACACTGACAAAGACACAGTAGCTAAAGTTTTCAAAAAGCTTAAAGATTTGTATGCTagccctgcctctgcctcagTCACTCGCTCGCTCTTTTTCAATTGTAGGCAACACTCTGAAGAGGGTGTGAGAGGCTTTGCGCTCCGCCTACAGGAGTGTTGGCAAAAAATGATGGTGAAGGACGCTGCCAATATCCTGAACCCAGAGGTGCTGATGCGAGACCAGTTCATCTCTGGACTTTCGGATGAAGGGCTGAAGAGGGACCTGAGGCTAAAGGTAACATTGAATAATGACCTTAAATTTTCAGACGTGAAGACTGAGGCAGTGCTGCGTGCCGGGTTGGAGGAAGAGGGCCATGCCTATTGTGGAGCAGTGAGGAATGCCACACAAAAGCAACCTTGGGAGGACGATCTTAAGAAACTGAAAGTGGAACTGAAAGCAGAGCTGTCAAAGGAAGTCGAAGTCCAAGTGAACAATCTCCCCCAGACCCTCCTGCAGGGTATTAGAGAAGAGTTCCAGAAATCAAGACAGCAGGGGAGTTCCCAGAGCAATGGCTCGCTGCAGGCCCCCCAAAGGTCACGGAGCTATTCCCCAGCCCCGAGACACCAACGGGCAGGTCGACAGCCAAGGCCCCGTGAGTATGATGAACAAGGGCGCCCCATATGCTTTAACTGTGGAGCCCCTGGTCACATCGCCCGCAATTGCCCTAAGCAGAACCCACAGCCCACTTTAAACTAGTGCCCCCTGCTGTTGAGGATCAAACGGTAGGCCCACTTGTAAATGATCCACTACATGCACCTCCTAGGTCACAGGAAAAGTCATGCCCCACCCCTCACCAAGTAGTGTCTGCAGTAAACCCTACACATCTCAAACCAGTCTCTCATTCTGCTGTCACCCCTCCACCAACAAACCAGTCCCCCTCGACACTGCCCATGGCAAAACCTGACCCACCCCATACAAGTTCCCTGTCATTGCATGTAGCTAACTCCACAGCTGAAAATGCCCCTTCAAGCACAAGTCTGCCCTCTTGTGATCTTGTTggggaatgccccatgatacaggTGTCCATGGATGGAGTTGCTGTCTCGTGCCTGCTGGATACTGGCTCCCAAGTATCCATGATGCGTCAGGACTGGTTTGAAGAGCATTTCGGAAAGAATGGTCAACGGCTAAAGGATCCAACCTCCTGGCTAAAGCTGAGAGCAGCCAATGGCAAAGAAATACCATATCTGGGGTATGTAACGCTTCAGGTGGACGTTGCTGGTGTAAGCCTAGAGAATGTGGGAGTAATCGTAGTCAAAAATTCATGTCTGACAGTGTCTGCACTAGTGGGGATGAATATCATCAAAGAAGTTTGGCAGATCTTGTTCCAGAACAGTGCCCCCTGTGATGTCAAAAGGCAACCACCATTGAACACCTTTGGAAAAGTCATGTGGCAGAAAGCTATGCACATCTGCCAAAAAGAACACCGCTTCACCTCACCAGAGGGGTTCGTGGGCTATGCCCGTCTGGCCAGTCGGCGCCCTGTAACAGTTCCAGGTAATCGTGAGGTGCTCTTGAACTGTAAAGCTCGAAAAGGACCTTGTGGTCGAAGTTACGAAGCTCTCATGGAGCCGCTGCCCACCAGAGACGGACTGCTGGTGGCTCGCTCCCTGGTGAATGTGAACAATGGTCAAATGCAGGTGCGTGTCCGAAATATCAGTAATACACAAATGACCTTGTACCCATACCAAAGATTGGGAGAATTGGTGACAttaaatgtgtgtgaagtgtttgaTGACTGTCCTGACTTGCAGTTGGTCCCCAATGAAGCCAGTGGGGTGCCAGTAAATGCAGTGGAAGCAGGTAATGTGAACGCCAACCCACCACCTCAATTTGACCTAGAAGGGGTTCAATTGTCAGCTGAGCAAAAAGAAAAACTGGCCACACTGTTGACTACACATCAGTCTGTCTTTTCACAGCATGAGGAGGACTATGGCTGCACGGAGACCATCCTACATGAGATACCAACAGGGGATGCAGCCCCAATCAGACAGAGATATCGACAGATCCCTCCAAATC includes:
- the LOC134437448 gene encoding macrophage mannose receptor 1-like — protein: MDTTVRAGGGALSKSGPRFHFVNDLKNWTAAQQYCREEFTDLATIDNIADSFYGENEAEFRNWDEKQPSLQPEEEYVGINQEGKWHDFGKSQNCSFVCYNERNSTHPYVLVENKMTWTEAQSHCRDEYTDLASVRNQAENNKIKDLIKSATGAGQFFWIGLFREAWEWSDGQNEAEFWNWGPNQPEGRTGEVCVVFRKDGKWFDRFCNKTHAFVCYNDKLVLVKEQKTWKEALEYCRQHHEDLVSVSSEQIQRWVAGWAKGASTPNVWVGLRYSCNLGFWFWVSGEIICYDNWVSNQERDQGCSYKVGAVRKDGGKWGSFKETDTLNFICTKEGQWN